One window of the Prinia subflava isolate CZ2003 ecotype Zambia chromosome 1, Cam_Psub_1.2, whole genome shotgun sequence genome contains the following:
- the LOC134549390 gene encoding desmoglein-2-like isoform X3: protein MSRGPVAAVRLLALLICLSYGHGLYVKVYNRNDRSGMLSHPNSLVRQKREWTVPPAFIREEEDNSYKNPIARIHSDLEDTGIVVTYTISGQGVTEPPYGLFVINGKTGDLNITGRVDREKTPILLVRGHALDKNGAKLEEPIDLPIKVVDINDNFPVFSHEVFVGSIEELSEIGTIVMRINATDADEPNNLNSKIAFRIVSQSPSTAFSMDKNSGEVRVAKINLDRETQSSYSLVVEAKDRGGEKGGNAATCSLEIKILDVNDNIPVVESHAFEGSIEENRANVEIMRIKVFDKDEEFSDNWLANFTFVSGNEEGFFQIVTDTRTNEGILTVVKELDYEKMQSLNLGIVVTNKAEFHKSIKPSYKAETIPIKIKVINVREGPVFPGGTKIIEASEKLQIKQVIGQYQAYDEDTGKIAEHITYMKGKDAANWITIDSVTGEIRLAKNLDYESPHVVNGTYTITMLGVTTDSPRKTVTGTVVIQVKDENDNCPVIVNPVQTVCSDAKLVDVTAHDLDGYPNSYPFSFSVIDEPEGTAEKWIIASGNDTSVQLVPQNLKPGRTEVPMLIKDFQGVSCALPQSLQLTVCECADDGVCQEKFVGGKSVGLGPAAVALIILAFLLLLLVPLLLLLCPGGLGAKGFGGAKTFADIPDHSEAMLRQWNSEGAAPEEKALLSFISPTALGNLKGGTTAAAAGAAAAAGMSGEEALIGAGSSASHVGEHHNTVTRERWEEQRRLLSAADYGAIAAGAAGGMAGVDGKTVVSGGGVAVGAAGAMNEEFLRDYFNDKAVSFADEDEEQAAKDCLLVYSQGESGSPHGSVGCCSFIEGDFDDHFLDDLGDKFKTLAEICIGRQINMKDGGYKNESGFGLSEAKSQFLGQQNASTSEKAFASGSVFQSIPPVHAGSGTGESTLSKEVVTETTFSSSHSGQHSARGPPTGHTESNVTVTETSYSVGAPARSAPVFLDPQFKENVVVTERVLAPASSLQGMVKIPDLPHGGNVVVTERVVKSAGAGPGALAVQDLPDSQYVVVRERERVLVPAAEQGSLGFPASTEEHSTGLNERVVTASGLQSRAEQAAAASSGRQEHALIADSPLNLMGSDLQGPPPASATLSKSSRVTKYSTVQYTRS from the exons ATCTGTTTGAGTTATGGACATGGGCTCTACGTGAAG GTTTATAATCGAAATGACAGGAGTGGCATGTTGTCTCATCCCAACAGCCTAGTCAGACAGAAGCGAGAATGGACAGTCCCTCCAGCTTTCATACGGGAGGAGGAGGACAATTCCTATAAGAATCCCATTGCTAGA ATACATTCAGATCTTGAAGATACAGGAATAGTAGTAACTTACACTATATCTGGTCAAGGAGTAACAGAACCCCCTTATGGATTATTTGTTATCAATGGAAAGACTGGTGACCTGAACATAACAGGAAGGGTGGACAGAGAAAAGACTCCAATCCTCCTT GTCCGAGGCCACGCACTGGATAAGAATGGGGCAAAACTGGAAGAGCCAATAGACCTCCCAATTAAAGTTGTGGACATAAATGAcaattttccagtgttttcacATGAAGTTTTTGTTGGTTCAATTGAAGAATTAAGCGAAATAG GTACAATTGTAATGAGGATAAATGCAACAGATGCAGATGAACCGAATAATCTAAATTCTAAAATTGCTTTCAGGATTGTTTCCCAAAGTCCTAGCACTGCATTCAGCATGGATAAGAATAGTGGCGAGGTTCGAGTAGCAAAAATAAACCTTGACAGAGAG ACACAAAGTAGCTATTCCTTGGTGGTGGAAGCAAAGGACCGTGGTGGTGAAAAAGGTGGGAATGCTGCAACATGTTCTTTAGAAATCAAGATTCTGGATGTCAATGACAATATACCTGTTGTTGAAAGTCATGCA tttgAAGGAAGCATTgaagaaaacagagcaaatgTGGAAATTATGCGAATAAAAGTATTTGACAAAGATGAAGAGTTTTCTGATAACTGGCTGGCAAACTTTACCTTTGTTTCTGGCAAtgaagagggttttttccaaattGTAACAGATACCCGAACAAATGAAGGAATTTTGACTGTTGTGAAG GAGCTGGATTATGAAAAAATGCAAAGCCTAAACTTGGGTATTGTTGTTACAAACAAAGCAGAGTTCCACAAGTCAATTAAACCCAGTTACAAAGCAGAAACAATTCCAATCAAAATTAAGGTGATCAATGTGCGGGAAGGCCCTGTGTTCCCTGGTGGCACAAAAATTATTGAAGCAAGTGAGaaactgcaaataaaacagGTTATTGGACAGTATCAAGCCTATGATGAAGACACTGGAAAAATAGCAGAGCACATTAC ATACATGAAAGGAAAAGATGCAGCAAACTGGATCACTATAGATTCAGTCACAGGTGAAATCCGACTTGCTAAAAATCTTGATTACGAATCACCTCATGTAGTGAATGGTACCTACACTATCACCATGTTGGGTGTAACTACTG atTCCCCAAGGAAAACAGTCACTGGCACAGTTGTCATTCAAGTTAAAGATGAGAATGATAACTGCCCAGTTATTGTGAACCCGGTGCAGACTGTGTGTTCAGATGCAAAATTAGTTGATGTTACAGCTCATGATTTGGATGGTTACCCAAACAGTTATCCCTTCAGCTTTTCTGTCATTGATGAGCCAGAAGGGACAGCAGAAAAATGGATAATTGCATCTGGAAATG ACACCAGTGTACAGCTGGTACCACAAAACCTGAAGCCGGGCAGAACTGAAGTTCCCATGCTAATAAAGGATTTCCAAGGGgtcagctgtgctctgccacagTCTCTGCAGCTGACTGTTTGTGAGTGTGCAGATGATGGTGTGTGCCAGGAGAAGTTTGTTGGCGGAAAGTCGGTGGGTCTGGGACCAGCAGCAGTTGCACTAATCATCTTGGCATTTTTACTTTTGCTGC TTGTTCCACTGTtactgctgctgtgtcctggtggCTTGGGAGCAAAGGGATTTGGTGGAGCGAAGACGTTTGCCGACATACCAGACCACAGTGAAGCGATGCTGCGTCAGTGGAACAgtgaaggagcagctcctgaggagaAGGCAT TGCTGAGCTTCATTTCACCCACTGCACTTGGGAACTTGAAAGGAGGAACAACGGCAGCAgcggcaggagcagcagcagcggcaggaATGAGTGGAGAGGAAGCTCTAATaggagcaggcagctctgcctctcacGTAGGAGAGCATCACAACACTGTTACCAGGGAAAGATGGGAAGAGCAAAGGCGtcttctttctgctgctgacTATGGAGCCattgcagctggagcagctggaggcatGGCAGGTGTAGACGGCAAGACAGTCGTGTCTGGAGGAGGAgttgctgtgggagcagcaggagccatgAATGAAGAATTCTTAAGAGACTACTTCAATGAT aaaGCTGTCTCTTTTGCGGATGAAGATGAAGAGCAAGCTGCAAAAGACTGTCTCCTGGTTTATTCCCAGGGAGAATCAGGCTCCCCTCACGGCTCCgttggctgctgcagcttcattGAGGGGGATTTTGATGACCATTTTCTTGATGATTTAGGAGACAAGTTTAAGACTCTAGCAGAAATATGTATAGGTAGACAGATCAACATGAAAGACGGTGGCTACAAGAATGAATCGGGTTTTGGTCTTAGTGAAGCAAAGTCACAGTTCTTAGGTCAGCAAAATGCTTCCACTTCTGAAAAAGCCTTTGCCTCAGGCAGTGTTTTCCAGTCCATCCCACCCGTGCATGcaggcagtggcacaggagAAAGCACCCTGTCCAAGGAGGTGGTCACAGAAACAACCTTTTCTTCATCCCATTCTGGGCAGCACAGTGCCCGGGGCCCCCCTACAGGCCACACGGAGAGCAATGTCACTGTGACAGAAACATCCTATTCTGTGGGGGCCCCTGCCCGCTCAGCCCCTGTCTTTTTAGACCCCCAGTTTAAGGAGAACGTAGTGGTGACAGAGAGAGTGCTGGCACCTGCATCGAGCCTCCAGGGGATGGTGAAAATCCCCGATTTGCCGCACGGAGGCAACGTGGTGGTTACAGAAAGGGTGGTGAAGTCGGCgggtgcagggccaggagcgCTGGCAGTTCAGGATCTTCCTGACTCGCAGTACGTCGTGGTGAGGGAGCGAGAGAGGGTGCTggtgcctgctgcagagcagggctcgCTCGGCTTCCCTGCCTCGACAGAGGAGCACAGCACGGGGCTGAATGAAAGGGTGGTGACAGCCTcggggctgcagagcagagctgagcaggcagcagctgccagctcaggaaGGCAAGAGCACGCCCTGATCGCAGACTCCCCACTTAACCTGATGGGCTCCGACTTACAAGGGCCACCTCCTGCCAGTGCCACACTCAGCAAGTCTTCCAGGGTCACCAAATACAGCACAGTGCAGTACACTCGCTCATAG
- the LOC134562294 gene encoding transthyretin, which yields MAFQSVLFVFLAGLVFFSEAAPLVSHGSVDSKCPLMVKVLDAVRGSPASDVTVKVFKQAEDGSWQDFAVGKTTEYGEIHELTTEEQFVEGKYMVKFETSSYWKALGLSAFHEYADVVFTANDSGHRHYTIAALLSPFSYSTTAVVTDPQE from the exons ATGGCCTTTCAGTCTgtgctctttgttttcttagCTGGACTGGTATTTTTCTCTGAAGCTGCACCACTG GTCTCCCATGGCTCTGTTGATTCCAAATGCCCTCTTATGGTGAAAGTGCTGGATGCAGTCAGAGGAAGCCCTGCATCTGATGTGACTGTTAAAGTTTTTAAACAGGCTGAAGATGGAAGCTGGCAGGACTTTGCTGTTGG GAAAACCACAGAGTACGGGGAGATTCATGAGCTCACGAcagaagaacagtttgtggagGGAAAATACATGGTGAAGTTTGAAACCAGCTCTTACTGGAAGGCACTTGGGCTTTCTGCATTCCATGAATATGCTGAT GTGGTGTTCACCGCTAATGACTCTGGTCACCGCCACTACACCATCGCCGCTCTGCTCAGCCCTTTCTCCTACTCAACCACTGCTGTTGTCACTGATCCCCAGGAATAA